In a single window of the Candidatus Celerinatantimonas neptuna genome:
- a CDS encoding hypothetical protein (Stress response UPF0229 protein YhbH): MAHFIDRRLNGKNKSAVNRQRFLRRYKQQIKKAVTEAVNNRSIQDLDSGEKITIPSRDITEPFFHQDEGGDRTRVLPGNDQFSTGDKIERPQGGSGGGAGEGNASDSGEGTDNFRFEISKDEYLDILFNDLELPNLQQNSMDKMVDFKTVRAGFTSEGVPSNINIVRSLQNSLLRRTAMTAGKKRQLNELQERYQQLLKTPDLHQKELRLLETEINELKKRISKVPFIDTFDLKYNAFQKQPIPNSQAVMFCLMDVSGSMDQATKDMAKRFYLLLYLFLTRNYERIEIVFIRHHTQAKEVDEQEFFYSQETGGTIVSSALKLTQEIIADRYPSDQWNIYAAQASDGDNWADDSPICKKLLDQSLLPLIRSFFYIEITARAHQTLWREYEELAQVHDNFALQHIRKPEDIYPVFREFFKKQAA, encoded by the coding sequence ATGGCTCATTTTATAGACCGACGACTAAATGGCAAAAATAAAAGTGCTGTCAACAGACAGCGCTTTCTCCGCCGTTATAAACAGCAAATAAAAAAAGCTGTTACTGAGGCTGTCAATAACCGTAGTATCCAGGATTTAGATTCGGGTGAAAAGATCACCATTCCATCAAGGGATATTACCGAGCCATTTTTCCATCAAGACGAAGGCGGAGATCGAACTCGAGTTTTACCCGGAAACGATCAATTTTCAACCGGAGATAAAATAGAACGCCCTCAAGGCGGTTCAGGAGGCGGTGCTGGAGAAGGTAATGCTAGCGATTCAGGTGAAGGAACTGATAATTTCCGGTTTGAAATATCTAAAGATGAATATCTGGATATACTATTCAATGACCTCGAATTACCAAATCTGCAGCAAAATAGCATGGACAAAATGGTTGATTTTAAAACTGTCAGAGCAGGATTTACAAGTGAAGGAGTCCCCTCAAATATCAACATTGTACGTTCACTACAGAATTCATTGTTGCGCCGCACAGCTATGACTGCCGGGAAGAAACGACAACTAAACGAATTACAGGAAAGATACCAACAATTATTAAAAACACCAGACCTTCATCAAAAAGAACTACGGTTATTAGAAACAGAAATCAACGAACTCAAAAAACGAATTAGCAAAGTTCCGTTTATTGATACTTTTGACTTAAAATACAATGCGTTTCAAAAACAACCCATCCCCAACTCTCAGGCTGTAATGTTTTGCCTGATGGATGTTTCTGGTTCAATGGATCAGGCAACTAAAGATATGGCAAAAAGATTTTATCTACTGCTCTATCTATTCTTAACCCGCAATTATGAACGAATTGAAATCGTATTCATTCGACATCATACCCAAGCTAAAGAAGTTGATGAACAAGAGTTTTTTTACTCACAGGAAACAGGAGGAACAATCGTATCAAGTGCATTAAAATTAACTCAGGAAATTATTGCGGACCGCTACCCTTCTGATCAATGGAATATATATGCTGCTCAAGCATCTGATGGAGATAACTGGGCTGATGACTCCCCTATTTGCAAAAAACTACTTGATCAATCCCTACTCCCTTTAATCCGCAGTTTTTTCTATATTGAAATTACGGCTAGAGCCCACCAGACCCTCTGGAGAGAATATGAAGAATTAGCTCAAGTTCATGATAACTTTGCACTTCAA